Proteins encoded together in one Dechloromonas sp. HYN0024 window:
- a CDS encoding PstS family phosphate ABC transporter substrate-binding protein: MFKYSKLVSALAVAGVALFGAQAAQAQVIKIDGSSTVYPITEAVAEEFQKAKKNVIKVTVGISGTGGGFKKFCRDETDISNASRPITKSEMDLCKAAGVDYIEMPVAFDALTVVINPKNTFLKQATVAELKTMWEPAAQGKITKWNQINPAWPDAPIKLFGAGADSGTFEYFTEATVGKAKSSRGDYTASEDDNVLVQGVSRDVNAIGYFGYAYYAENKSRLKALAIVNPKTGVAVEPSEESVIKASYQPLSRPIFIYVKAKSLDKPEVREFVEFYMKNGAKLTKEVKYVQLPAAAYTGNIEHMNKKKLGTVFGGHNEIGITIEELMKREAKN; encoded by the coding sequence ATGTTCAAGTATTCCAAGCTTGTTTCCGCGCTGGCGGTTGCCGGTGTCGCCCTGTTTGGCGCCCAGGCCGCCCAGGCACAAGTCATCAAGATCGACGGTTCGTCGACTGTCTATCCGATCACCGAAGCGGTGGCCGAAGAGTTTCAGAAAGCCAAGAAGAACGTCATCAAGGTGACGGTCGGCATTTCCGGTACGGGCGGTGGCTTCAAGAAGTTCTGCCGCGACGAAACCGATATTTCCAACGCTTCCCGCCCGATCACCAAGAGCGAAATGGACCTTTGCAAGGCCGCTGGCGTCGATTACATCGAAATGCCGGTCGCCTTCGACGCGCTGACCGTCGTCATCAACCCCAAGAACACCTTCCTCAAGCAGGCTACCGTGGCCGAGCTGAAGACGATGTGGGAACCGGCAGCCCAGGGCAAGATCACCAAGTGGAACCAGATCAACCCGGCCTGGCCTGATGCCCCGATCAAACTGTTCGGCGCGGGTGCCGACTCCGGTACTTTCGAGTACTTCACCGAAGCCACTGTCGGCAAGGCCAAGTCCTCGCGCGGCGACTACACCGCTTCGGAAGACGACAATGTGCTGGTCCAGGGCGTCTCACGTGACGTCAATGCCATCGGCTATTTCGGCTACGCCTACTACGCTGAAAACAAATCCCGCCTGAAGGCGCTGGCCATCGTCAATCCGAAGACCGGCGTCGCTGTCGAGCCGTCCGAAGAGTCGGTGATCAAGGCCTCCTACCAGCCGCTGTCGCGTCCGATCTTCATCTACGTCAAGGCAAAGTCACTCGACAAGCCGGAAGTCCGCGAGTTCGTCGAGTTCTACATGAAGAATGGCGCCAAGCTGACCAAGGAAGTCAAATACGTCCAGTTGCCGGCCGCAGCCTACACCGGCAATATCGAGCACATGAACAAGAAGAAGCTCGGCACGGTGTTTGGTGGTCACAACGAAATCGGCATCACCATCGAAGAACTGATGAAGCGCGAAGCCAAGAACTGA
- the pstA gene encoding phosphate ABC transporter permease PstA: MQATTLTTEQIRALIARGKLKDAIFKGLGIFCLAVALLVIVLLVSDMVIKGSERLTLDFFTNFASRHASKAGILSAWVGSLLVMFVTALAAVPIGVAAGVYLEEYAARNWVTEIIEINITNLAAVPSIVYGLLALGIFVYQFGFGQSILSAGLTLALLILPIIIVSTREAIRAIPAMIREGSMAVGATRWQTCRYHIIPYAMPGILTGVIIGLARAIGETAPIITIGALTFIAFLPPVPYTEISEGVNAGLFDWVMSPFTVMPIQIFNWTSRPDPAFEVNAAAAGFVLMAMVLSMNAIAIYLRYKMRKNIKW; the protein is encoded by the coding sequence ATGCAAGCAACGACCCTGACCACCGAACAAATCCGTGCCCTGATTGCCCGCGGAAAGCTCAAGGACGCAATCTTCAAGGGCCTGGGTATTTTCTGCCTGGCCGTCGCCCTGCTCGTCATCGTGCTCCTCGTCTCCGACATGGTGATCAAGGGCTCGGAACGCCTGACGCTGGATTTCTTCACCAACTTCGCCTCGCGTCATGCCAGCAAGGCCGGCATCCTGTCGGCCTGGGTCGGCTCGCTGCTGGTCATGTTCGTCACTGCCCTGGCGGCCGTACCGATCGGCGTGGCCGCCGGTGTCTATCTGGAAGAATATGCAGCGCGTAACTGGGTCACCGAGATCATTGAGATCAACATCACCAATCTCGCTGCGGTGCCGTCGATTGTCTATGGCCTTCTCGCCCTCGGCATCTTCGTGTACCAGTTCGGTTTCGGCCAGAGCATCCTGTCGGCCGGCCTGACCCTGGCCCTGCTCATCCTGCCCATCATCATCGTGTCCACTCGTGAAGCGATCCGCGCCATTCCGGCGATGATCCGCGAAGGCTCGATGGCGGTCGGTGCGACGCGCTGGCAGACCTGCCGTTACCACATCATCCCCTACGCCATGCCCGGCATTCTGACCGGTGTCATCATCGGTCTTGCCCGCGCTATCGGCGAAACGGCACCGATCATCACCATTGGCGCGCTGACCTTCATTGCTTTCCTGCCGCCGGTGCCCTACACCGAAATCAGCGAAGGGGTGAATGCCGGCCTCTTCGACTGGGTGATGTCGCCCTTCACCGTCATGCCGATCCAGATTTTCAACTGGACCTCGCGCCCCGACCCAGCCTTCGAAGTCAACGCTGCTGCTGCCGGCTTTGTGCTGATGGCCATGGTGCTCAGCATGAACGCCATCGCCATCTACCTGCGCTACAAGATGCGCAAAAACATCAAATGGTAA
- the pstC gene encoding phosphate ABC transporter permease subunit PstC translates to MTANNPSDLSVVSDRLSKKAMRHASERFIEALLFAAAAVSVLTTIGIVYVLVSESVHFFQNVSIIDFLTDSQWTPLFDDAHFGIGVLVSGTLVSSVVALGVAIPMGTIIAIYLSEFAHSNVREIAKPILELLGGIPTIVFGYFALLMVTPLLQMIFPELPGFSLLSAGLVMGIMIVPYIASLSEDAMRAVPMSLREGSYALGSTRLHTALHVVVPAAFSGLAASYILAISRAVGETMILAVAAGMQPNLTWNPMEPAATITSFIVQVALGDLPHGSIGYQTIFAAGLTLILITLMFNILGQWLRRKFRENY, encoded by the coding sequence ATGACTGCAAATAATCCTTCCGACCTGTCTGTCGTCAGCGATCGCCTTTCCAAGAAAGCGATGCGCCACGCCAGCGAACGGTTCATCGAGGCGCTGCTTTTCGCGGCTGCCGCCGTTTCGGTGTTGACGACCATCGGCATCGTCTATGTGCTCGTTTCCGAGTCCGTACATTTTTTCCAGAATGTCAGCATTATCGATTTTCTGACCGACAGCCAATGGACGCCGCTTTTCGATGACGCCCATTTCGGTATTGGCGTGCTCGTCTCGGGTACGCTCGTTTCATCAGTGGTGGCGCTCGGTGTTGCCATCCCGATGGGCACCATCATCGCCATCTACCTGTCCGAATTTGCCCACAGCAATGTGCGCGAGATTGCCAAGCCGATCCTCGAGTTGCTCGGTGGCATTCCGACCATTGTCTTTGGCTATTTTGCGCTGCTCATGGTGACCCCGCTGTTGCAGATGATCTTTCCGGAGCTGCCGGGCTTCTCGCTGCTGTCGGCCGGTCTGGTCATGGGCATCATGATCGTCCCCTACATCGCCTCGCTGTCCGAGGATGCCATGCGCGCCGTGCCGATGAGCCTGCGTGAAGGCTCGTATGCACTGGGTTCGACCCGTCTGCACACCGCCTTGCACGTCGTCGTCCCGGCTGCCTTCTCCGGTCTCGCTGCCTCCTACATCCTGGCCATCTCGCGGGCTGTCGGCGAAACGATGATTCTCGCGGTGGCTGCCGGCATGCAGCCGAATCTGACCTGGAACCCGATGGAACCGGCCGCAACGATCACCTCCTTTATCGTCCAGGTTGCCCTTGGCGACCTGCCGCACGGCTCGATCGGTTACCAGACCATTTTCGCAGCCGGCCTGACGCTGATACTGATCACGCTCATGTTCAATATTCTCGGCCAGTGGCTGCGCCGCAAATTCCGGGAGAATTACTAA
- a CDS encoding DUF4239 domain-containing protein: MPINNWHIYDHYGYAFLAVAGTFAAVAAVQWALQRPHWACWIASLQGVAPPFINIIGVLFGLTLAFLANDTWSAHDRAMNAVFKEADSLRSIAVLAEQLNEPLRSDVRGAVSKYGHASAGEWPMLAARQSSVEVRAMADALLTLLASPSVKAGAGDNVQALMLRKAIEIRDERDLRIGLSQTHVNPLKWLGMAFLGFLTLLSISVVHVDKPRAAMVAVILFALAAAPTAAIVLIQGNPFQQPTSVTPAPIVDAVTEPAPPRDGH, from the coding sequence ATGCCCATCAATAACTGGCACATCTACGATCATTACGGTTACGCCTTTCTCGCCGTCGCCGGCACCTTTGCCGCTGTGGCAGCCGTCCAGTGGGCATTGCAGCGGCCACACTGGGCGTGCTGGATTGCCTCGCTGCAGGGGGTGGCACCGCCCTTCATCAACATCATCGGCGTGCTTTTCGGCCTGACGCTGGCCTTTCTTGCCAACGACACCTGGAGCGCCCATGATCGGGCGATGAATGCGGTATTCAAGGAAGCCGACTCGCTGCGCAGCATTGCTGTACTCGCGGAGCAACTGAACGAACCGCTACGCAGCGATGTACGCGGTGCCGTCTCGAAGTACGGCCATGCCAGTGCGGGTGAATGGCCTATGCTGGCAGCTCGCCAGTCAAGTGTGGAAGTCAGGGCAATGGCCGACGCCCTGCTCACCCTGCTCGCCAGCCCTTCCGTCAAAGCCGGTGCCGGCGACAACGTTCAGGCCCTGATGCTGCGCAAAGCCATCGAGATTCGCGACGAGCGCGACCTGCGCATCGGCCTCAGCCAGACCCACGTCAATCCGCTCAAATGGCTGGGCATGGCCTTTCTCGGCTTCCTCACCCTGCTGTCGATATCCGTGGTCCATGTCGACAAGCCGCGCGCCGCGATGGTTGCGGTCATCCTGTTCGCCCTCGCCGCCGCGCCGACCGCCGCCATCGTGCTGATTCAGGGCAACCCTTTCCAGCAGCCGACCTCGGTAACGCCAGCCCCCATTGTCGACGCGGTGACCGAACCGGCACCCCCACGCGACGGCCATTGA
- the rpiA gene encoding ribose-5-phosphate isomerase RpiA — MTQDELKQAVAQAAADYVAKTAPAGSIIGVGTGSTANFFIDALAPLKDQYKGAVASSEATRKRLEGHGITVFDLNDVTDIPVYVDGADEIDAGLNMIKGGGGALTREKIVAAVAREFVCICDGSKLVDTMGKFPLPVEVIPMSRAYVARELTKLGGTPVLRDGFVTDNGNLILDVKGLSITDPKGLEAQINQITGVVTNGLFAVRPANLLLLGTADGVRTLR, encoded by the coding sequence ATGACCCAGGACGAACTCAAACAGGCCGTGGCCCAGGCCGCCGCCGACTACGTGGCGAAAACGGCGCCGGCCGGCAGCATCATTGGCGTCGGCACCGGCTCGACCGCCAACTTCTTCATCGATGCGCTGGCCCCGCTGAAAGACCAATACAAGGGTGCCGTGGCCAGTTCGGAAGCCACCCGCAAACGTCTCGAAGGCCATGGCATCACGGTTTTCGATCTCAATGACGTGACCGACATCCCGGTCTACGTCGATGGTGCCGACGAGATCGATGCCGGGCTCAACATGATCAAGGGCGGCGGCGGTGCGCTGACCCGTGAAAAGATTGTCGCGGCGGTCGCCCGCGAATTCGTCTGCATCTGCGACGGTTCCAAGCTGGTCGACACCATGGGCAAGTTCCCGCTGCCGGTCGAAGTGATCCCCATGTCCCGCGCCTATGTGGCCAGGGAGCTGACCAAACTGGGCGGCACCCCCGTCCTGCGTGACGGCTTCGTGACCGACAACGGCAACCTGATCCTCGACGTCAAGGGCTTGTCAATTACCGACCCCAAGGGGCTTGAGGCTCAGATCAACCAGATCACCGGCGTTGTCACCAACGGCCTGTTCGCCGTCCGACCGGCCAACCTGCTGCTGCTCGGCACGGCTGACGGCGTCAGGACGCTCCGCTGA
- the pstB gene encoding phosphate ABC transporter ATP-binding protein PstB — MQIQDTPNLKAEARGLNFYYGEKQALKGINMPIYDKKVTALIGPSGCGKSTYLRSFNRMHDLYPGNRYEGEIRFFPDNTNLLSPEVDPIEVRMRVGMVFQKPNPFPKSIYENVAYGLRVRGENNRRVLDDKVEHALRGAAIWDEVKDRLQDMAPNLSGGQQQRLCIARALATDPELLLFDEPTSALDPIATGAIEELVHELKKRVTILIVTHNMQQAARVSDYTAYMYLGEMIEFGKTDEIFIKPQDKRTEDYITGRMG, encoded by the coding sequence ATGCAGATCCAAGACACACCGAACCTCAAGGCCGAAGCACGCGGTCTAAACTTTTATTACGGTGAAAAGCAGGCCCTCAAGGGCATCAACATGCCCATCTACGACAAGAAGGTGACGGCGCTGATCGGGCCTTCCGGCTGCGGCAAGTCGACCTACCTGCGCAGCTTCAACCGCATGCACGACCTCTACCCGGGTAACCGCTACGAAGGCGAGATCCGTTTCTTTCCGGACAACACCAACCTGCTGTCGCCGGAAGTCGATCCGATCGAGGTGCGCATGCGCGTCGGCATGGTTTTCCAGAAGCCGAATCCTTTCCCCAAGTCGATTTACGAAAACGTTGCCTATGGCCTACGCGTGCGCGGCGAGAACAATCGTCGCGTCCTCGATGACAAGGTCGAGCATGCCCTGCGTGGCGCGGCGATCTGGGACGAAGTGAAGGACCGTCTGCAGGACATGGCACCGAATCTTTCCGGTGGTCAGCAGCAACGTCTGTGCATCGCCCGCGCCCTGGCGACCGATCCCGAACTGCTGCTCTTTGATGAGCCGACTTCGGCCCTCGACCCGATTGCTACCGGTGCCATCGAAGAACTGGTGCATGAACTGAAAAAGCGCGTCACCATTCTCATCGTCACCCACAACATGCAGCAGGCAGCACGGGTGTCCGACTACACGGCGTACATGTATCTGGGCGAAATGATCGAATTCGGCAAGACCGACGAAATCTTCATCAAGCCGCAGGACAAGCGTACTGAAGATTACATCACCGGCCGTATGGGTTAA